A genomic window from Sorex araneus isolate mSorAra2 chromosome 2, mSorAra2.pri, whole genome shotgun sequence includes:
- the ARRDC5 gene encoding arrestin domain-containing protein 5 — MSVVKSIELMLPQNAVYLAGSSIKGQVVLTLNSTLVDPVVRVELVGRGYVEWNEETGESLDYSRDVICNNKADYVHKTKTFPVEGNWLSAGSHNFEFRFNLPPRLPSTFTSKFGHVFYFIQAICLGRECILGKKRLYLMVQGTSDFHRKNSGQSPLLVETEKRVSYNCCGQGTIRLRVEMERNTFSPGDRVVFTTEISNQTSKCIRSVAWALYAHVQYCGFTPSTERRLRADSSPLARQETSTHIGPFTTSKIVSTFQLPEVLSLTSEQPDTELMSSHYELVSTVHLPWSLSSVKARVPVVITRTPVGSDCCTPRRECRPRAAAPIEAEASEISV; from the exons atgtCTGTGGTGAAGTCCATTGAATTGATGCTACCCCAAAATGCGGTCTACCTGGCCGGCTCCAGCATCAAAGGCCAGGTGGTCCTGACACTCAACAGCACCCTGGTGGACCCAGTGGTGCGGGTGGAGCTGGTGGGCAGAGGTTACGTGGAATGGAATGAAGAGACCGGGGAGTCCCTCGATTACAGCAGGGATGTGATCTGCAACAACAAGGCCGACTACGTGCACAAGACCAAGACGTTCCCAGTGGAAG GTAATTGGTTAAGCGCGGGCAGCCACAACTTTGAATTTCGTTTCAACTTACCTCCCAGGCTCCCGTCGACATTCACCAGCAAATTCGGTCACGTCTTCTACTTCATTCAGGCCATCTGCTTGGGCCGGGAGTGTATTCTAGGCAAGAAGAGATTGTACTTAATGGTTCAAGGGACTTCGGATTTCCACAGGAAAAATTCAGGGCAG TCGCCCCTGTTGGTGGAAACGGAGAAGCGCGTGTCTTACAACTGCTGCGGCCAAGGCACCATCCGCCTCCGCGTGGAGATGGAGAGGAACACGTTCAGCCCTGGCGACCGGGTGGTCTTCACCACTGAGATCAGCAACCAAACCAGCAAGTGCATCCGCTCGGTGGCGTGGGCCCTGTACGCGCATGTGCAGTACTGCGGCTTCACGCCCAGCACCGAGCGGCGCTTGCGGGCCGACAGCAGCCCGCTGGCCCGGCAAGAGACCAGCACGCACATCGGGCCCTTCACCACCAGCAAGATCGTCAGCACCTTCCAGCTGCCCGAGGTGCTGTCCCTGACCAGCGAGCAGCCGGACACGGAGCTCATGAGCTCCCACTACGAGCTGGTCAGTACCGTGCACTTGCCCTGGTCCCTCAGCAGCGTGAAGGCCAGGGTGCCGGTCGTCATCACGCGCACCCCCGTGGGCTCTGACTGCTGCACCCCGCGGCGGGAGTGCAGGCCCCGGGCGGCTGCTCCCATCGAGGCCGAAGCCTCGGAGATCAGTGTCTAA